ATAGCTAAATCTTTTGGTACTGGTGGAAGGAGCGAGTATTCCTCACTACCCGGCGACGATGTGGTACTGGTTGAGTTTTCGCCAATTTCATTTCCTCCAACAACCCCCCCCCTCTGTTTTTCATTAAAGTTGTTGAGTATCTTTGGATTGCTTGCTGTGTCTACACTTAAATCCTCAACATGGTCAGAGAGTCCTTCATGTGTTGAGTAATTGTTGAGTGGTTGTTGAGTATTTTGTTGAGTATTATCTAATCCTTGTACAGTAATGCTTTCAGACTTATATTCAACAATTTCTACACTATGTGGGGGAGGGGGGGGGAGTAAAGTTTCTGTTGGCAAACTGTAAATGTTGTATCGCTTGTCTCCTGGTGCTGGTTTACACGAGATTAAACGCTTGTTTGCCATCCTATTTAATTGTGTGTAAACCCCTCTACCTTCCTCAACTGCCATACCTAAAAGGTAAATAATCTCTTTTCCACTTAACCCCGAACGATTTAGTTCTAAAAGATTAAGTATGCGCTCCTTAATGGTTGTATGCTCTTCTTCAACTTCGCTTTGTGTTTTCTCCCAGCTATTATTTTCTGGGTTAAACCCAATATTTATTGATTGCCCCTCGGTATCACGGGCAAACACACTTAAAACCCGCCGGGGGTCAGCAGGGTCAATGATTAGCTTGTTCTTGTTATTGGGGTCGGGCTTGGGAATGTGTGACAGCTGCCATGTCCCCCAAACTGCGCCGGCTATTGCGCTACTTCCACGAAGCTTACCCACACCCATCGCATCCTGATTTTTATTGGTGTGATGGATCAGAATACCAGCAGAATTATATTTACCGATTGTCTCTTTCAACGTGTAGATATTATCAGCAAACTCCGCGCTATTCTCGCTTACAGGTGAACCGTGATTAATTCGGCGCAGGCTGTCAACAATGGTTAAGTCTGGGCGAAAATCTTCTAATTGCTCTTCCAAAATGTCAATCTGGTCGATTGTCCACATCGGGATAATTCTGATGTGGTCTTTATCAGTCGCACGGAAACCACGCTTCAGTAATTGGTTTTTTACACTTGTTAATGAGGCATCAGGACAGACTAAAAGCACCTTGCCTCGCTTGGTAGTTTCTCCCAAAAAACTACTTTCGCCAGTAGCAATGGCAAAAGCCGCATCTATTGAAAGTAAAGATTTACCAGCTTTTGGATCGCCGGCTAAAATTATTGTTTCGCCCTTTGGTAGCAATTCGGGAATGAGCCATTCTAGCCCCGCCGACTCCAAGGCAAACAGGTCATCAATGTCATAAACTTTTACTTCGGGAGTTGTACTCTGCCGTCTTAACTGGCTGAGTATTTTATCAATCTCATGAAGTTTGATGCTGTAGTGGGTGGCTATTTTAGCTTTTTTACGAGCTTTCTTAATTGGATCTGCTTCTTTGAGCAGCGCCATTAGTTCCAGGCGTAACCGCTCGTCAGCATCCGTTTCTACATTTGTCCCTTGGCGACGCTCTAGTTCTCTTTGAAATTCTTCCTCCAGTTTGCCCATAAGCTTGTTCCAGTCGTATGAACTCTGTTTACACCTTTCTCTGAGTGTACCGAGTTCAATGGACTTTTGAGGCTCTTTTAATAAGGCGATCGCTACTGTTGCTATCTCCGCAGCTTCTTTTAGTTTTAGTGGCTCCTCGTTAAGGCGCAACGCCCAATCATCAAACGGTTGTGCAAATTCAACGATCTGGATTATTAATTCCTTGGCAGAAACTCCACTAGTTTCTACCAGTAAACTTTCTGCATTCAACTGGCAACTGTAAACTTTGCACTCACACCCGCTGGAAAGCGCGATCTTCCAAGCTAGTCCCCTGACGATTGCCTCGGAGATGCCCTTGTCAGCTAAAATGTAATGTTCGCCTTTTGGGATTGTCCCAGCAATATCCTTATATTGCAATATCTGGAATAACTGCGCTAGCGGATAAGCCGCAATTATATCCTCAACCCAGAGAATCGGCTCTTCATGGCTTTTGGCGCTTACTTGAGAAGTTGTAAAGACTGAATGCATTTCAAACCCTCCTTTGGATTTGCGGTGAGTAAAGGAGGATGCCATCACTATTCAATTTTCTAAAAAGCCTACCCAAGCTCCTAACTCTCATACGACGTAGGTCGTATTGCACTATTTCACTCAGTTTCTATATTCTTTCGTATCAACTTTTAAAGCGCAGCGGGAGCCAGACTGCTATAGTTGAGATACTTATTTTGACGTTAAAACGTCTTGGTTGGGTGTCTTGCTTTCGCTTTCTAGGTTTTGTAGAAAGATTGAGTAGCAGGGCATCCTATTCTTTTGTAGCAGTAGCACTTTTAAGTGGACGGAATCGCTTGAGATAATTTGCGATCGCGTCTTGAATCAAACTAGTACGCGGAACTTCCAGAGCGCCAGATAAATGGGTTAGCTCTTGAAACTGAGTTGAGGTTAGCCACACGCTAACCATGTGGTCGCGTCTTTCGCGCTGAATATCGGCTTTTTCTAAATCCTGCTCCATAGTAAAGCTGTACTTGTATTTCAGAGTTAATTATTTAGGAGGGGGCGATTTACGTCAATATGTAAACTTTTTTTGCGAAAGCTCGTGAATCTGAACGTGGGCTAAGGCAAGAGTTGCTGCAATATAAGTGCCAAGTATCTGAAACTATTTGTACGACTAGCTTTTAATCGTTATTTTTTGAAACTATTTCTAAGATTGGCTTTTAATAGTTATCTTCTGAAACTGTTTCTAAGATTGGCTTTTAACCGTTATTTTCTGAAAAATACAAAAATTTACACAGATCCTCCTGCGGTGTGGGTATAGACTCAGTGGTGATCTCGTTCCCTTAATTAGTAGCCGAACCATTGATATTAATAAATTTTGTAAACATTGACGATTTGCCGTATCGCATCCTCTTAGTTAGTAGGCGGACTATTGCCATTGCCACCTTGTTGTAATGCACGTCGAAGCATTTCTTCAACGCCTTCTATGCCGTCACCAATTATTCCAACTAAATCAGAAATATTGGTTTCTAGCTGCTGCTGCATCCGCTCAAAACCTTGGTCAACTCGTTCTGTAAGTTGAGCGATCGCAGCGGTGTTAGCTTTTTGTTGCTCTGTTATTTGAGCGATCGCCGAAGTATTTGTCTGCTGTTGTTGGGCAACTTGATCCAGACGTGTTGCAGTTTGCAACAAAATTTCTTCGATGCGATTTAGTCGAGAAGCTGTGTCTTGGGGTTGGTCGGTCATGATGTTTCCTCTGGGGGAATCCAAGTAATTAATTCGCCTGGAAAAATCCGATAAGTATCACAAATTTTATTTAGTACCCCAACCTGCGGTATCCAAGTCGGGTCTTCATATAACCTATAAGCGGTCGCGGGGGCAATGCCCGTCTCTTTGTACAGCTGATAACGAGTTATCCCCCTTTTCTCCAAGAACTCCTTGATAGTGTTTCTTACAGGCATTTAACAATAATAAGCGATGACATACTAACCGCTTATTATTGCTGCTTATCTACGGTTTGTGAACTATAAGCATTGATTAATAATCAATGCTTGGAATTAATCAACGGTTAGTAGTAATATAGCAAGCATAAGCCAAAAACAGCAAGTAAAGCGTTGCCAAACGCCAAGCCGAGCGCAATAGATAGCGTTAGATGCGAGTTAAATAAATACGGAACGCGGGTTTTCGCCGATTCCCGGTCATCTAAATCTACCTCTGCGTTTATA
The sequence above is drawn from the Tolypothrix sp. NIES-4075 genome and encodes:
- a CDS encoding AAA family ATPase; amino-acid sequence: MHSVFTTSQVSAKSHEEPILWVEDIIAAYPLAQLFQILQYKDIAGTIPKGEHYILADKGISEAIVRGLAWKIALSSGCECKVYSCQLNAESLLVETSGVSAKELIIQIVEFAQPFDDWALRLNEEPLKLKEAAEIATVAIALLKEPQKSIELGTLRERCKQSSYDWNKLMGKLEEEFQRELERRQGTNVETDADERLRLELMALLKEADPIKKARKKAKIATHYSIKLHEIDKILSQLRRQSTTPEVKVYDIDDLFALESAGLEWLIPELLPKGETIILAGDPKAGKSLLSIDAAFAIATGESSFLGETTKRGKVLLVCPDASLTSVKNQLLKRGFRATDKDHIRIIPMWTIDQIDILEEQLEDFRPDLTIVDSLRRINHGSPVSENSAEFADNIYTLKETIGKYNSAGILIHHTNKNQDAMGVGKLRGSSAIAGAVWGTWQLSHIPKPDPNNKNKLIIDPADPRRVLSVFARDTEGQSINIGFNPENNSWEKTQSEVEEEHTTIKERILNLLELNRSGLSGKEIIYLLGMAVEEGRGVYTQLNRMANKRLISCKPAPGDKRYNIYSLPTETLLPPPPPHSVEIVEYKSESITVQGLDNTQQNTQQPLNNYSTHEGLSDHVEDLSVDTASNPKILNNFNEKQRGGVVGGNEIGENSTSTTSSPGSEEYSLLPPVPKDLAISDDASQILAVLREVWEDGNQLVELFNELDLPMQEIVRSKISTEEACKLDAAKKKYLARAGTPTLEQKMNEVWDNQFELGLLVLAASKQDLKLATANYSSKKIAHIKEAASLVWEPKKNMVGEYNGEKVEIQEVSNVDNLVQIRCLKSKEILMVKRSHLKFWLGIWTN
- a CDS encoding helix-turn-helix domain-containing protein, producing the protein MPVRNTIKEFLEKRGITRYQLYKETGIAPATAYRLYEDPTWIPQVGVLNKICDTYRIFPGELITWIPPEETS